From Levilactobacillus zymae, a single genomic window includes:
- a CDS encoding metalloregulator ArsR/SmtB family transcription factor translates to MPTDPSLDPTLPSDNELRPVLSIFKAISDPSKMRIILLIAHQSLSVGEITNRLNISQSAVSHHLQTLRQLNLVTNVRVGREMHYQVTDQHVIQIFELTKKHVLEDA, encoded by the coding sequence ATGCCGACCGATCCATCGCTCGACCCGACGTTGCCCAGCGACAACGAGTTACGTCCGGTCCTCTCCATTTTCAAGGCAATCAGTGATCCCTCCAAGATGCGGATTATCCTGTTGATTGCCCACCAATCGCTTAGCGTCGGAGAGATCACCAACCGGCTGAATATCAGTCAATCGGCGGTCTCCCATCACCTACAAACCTTGCGTCAGCTCAACCTGGTCACCAACGTACGGGTGGGGCGCGAAATGCACTACCAAGTCACCGACCAACACGTCATTCAGATTTTCGAACTGACCAAAAAACATGTATTGGAAGACGCCTAA
- a CDS encoding NADPH-dependent FMN reductase, which translates to MNKFVAMVGTNAKVSTNRTLLQFMKRHFADQAEIELMEITDLPLFNKPENSPVPAPVLAMAQAIDTADGVIIATPEYDHAVPSALMNALEWLSHRVHPFVDKPVMIVGASYGSLGSSRAQAHLRQILDSPELRARIMPSSEYLLGHSLDAFDDQGNLKDADKVAQLDGLFKDFQTFVAVSGQLNHAKDLNQKDTKNFDWNKL; encoded by the coding sequence ATGAATAAATTTGTGGCAATGGTTGGAACCAACGCAAAAGTGTCCACCAACCGAACGTTACTCCAGTTCATGAAGCGGCATTTTGCCGATCAGGCAGAAATTGAACTCATGGAAATCACTGATCTCCCGTTGTTTAACAAGCCCGAAAACAGTCCGGTTCCCGCGCCCGTGTTGGCCATGGCCCAGGCGATTGACACGGCTGACGGGGTCATTATCGCGACCCCCGAATACGACCATGCGGTCCCTTCTGCGCTGATGAATGCGTTGGAATGGTTATCTCACCGGGTTCACCCGTTCGTGGATAAACCCGTGATGATCGTTGGGGCGTCGTACGGCTCACTGGGGTCTTCCCGTGCGCAGGCCCACCTGCGGCAGATTCTGGATTCACCGGAGCTGCGCGCCCGCATTATGCCGAGTTCCGAATATCTCTTGGGGCATTCCCTGGACGCATTTGACGATCAGGGGAACTTGAAGGACGCCGATAAGGTCGCTCAATTGGACGGCCTATTTAAGGACTTCCAAACCTTCGTCGCGGTGTCAGGACAACTGAACCACGCCAAGGATCTCAATCAAAAAGACACGAAAAACTTCGACTGGAATAAGCTGTAA
- a CDS encoding FGGY-family carbohydrate kinase, whose amino-acid sequence MKYLIGTDIGTSGTKSILMDTAGHLIAQDLEEYDVLTPKPLWAEQWPSVWVDGLKKSIQKTVEKAGVDPHDIKGVGISGLYGGSGIPVDEHMQPVRPCLIWMDRRAEDEVAWVKEHIDGDRLTEITGNDVVDPYYGYTKILWIKNHEPENWKKTRMFLPPSNYAIYELTGKVAIDHTAAGNLGGFYDVNTNTWSKEMLDAMGVPESMMPMPIVDSTTIVGGLTAAAAKELGLLAGTPVISGGVDVGAANVGMGVFKPGKYVAAIGQSMNAALVSEKPIKGQGLIVWPYPYKSENLVYNFSGSATAGAITKWFRDTFAQEEVAAQKAGGDNAYVALNKEAKKLNIGPGSEGLVVLPYFMGERAPIWNSDAKGLIFGLSLVHTKAHIYHAFQEAVCYALRHSIESTGRDLGDYIIIAGGVTNSKDWVQMFADVTGYAVRTPIEDAEANLGDVMLAGIGTGILDVDDVQKWQVLGDPVEPNAKRHAVYNQYYTMYRKLYQDLVGDMHGLTKLAKLDANVASDKAPVSAK is encoded by the coding sequence ATGAAATATTTAATTGGAACGGATATTGGGACGTCAGGGACCAAGAGTATCTTGATGGATACGGCAGGTCACCTGATCGCACAAGACTTAGAAGAATACGACGTCCTCACACCCAAGCCGCTGTGGGCGGAACAATGGCCCAGCGTCTGGGTCGATGGCTTAAAGAAGTCCATCCAAAAGACGGTTGAAAAGGCCGGCGTCGACCCGCACGATATTAAAGGGGTCGGTATCAGTGGTCTGTACGGGGGCTCCGGGATCCCCGTTGACGAACACATGCAGCCGGTTCGGCCTTGCCTGATCTGGATGGACCGCCGAGCCGAAGACGAAGTTGCCTGGGTCAAGGAACACATCGACGGCGACCGGTTGACCGAAATCACCGGGAACGACGTGGTCGACCCGTATTACGGCTACACTAAGATTCTCTGGATTAAGAACCACGAACCCGAGAACTGGAAGAAGACGCGGATGTTCCTGCCGCCTTCCAACTACGCGATTTATGAATTGACCGGTAAGGTGGCCATTGACCACACCGCCGCCGGGAACTTGGGTGGGTTCTACGACGTCAACACCAATACCTGGTCCAAGGAAATGCTCGACGCCATGGGTGTTCCCGAAAGCATGATGCCGATGCCCATCGTTGACTCCACGACCATCGTGGGGGGACTGACCGCCGCTGCCGCTAAGGAACTGGGCTTACTGGCAGGCACGCCCGTGATTTCCGGTGGGGTCGATGTCGGAGCCGCGAACGTCGGCATGGGCGTCTTCAAGCCCGGCAAGTACGTGGCCGCCATTGGACAATCCATGAATGCCGCGTTGGTTAGCGAAAAGCCGATTAAGGGCCAGGGCCTGATCGTTTGGCCGTACCCCTACAAGTCGGAAAACTTGGTCTACAACTTCTCCGGGTCCGCTACGGCCGGCGCCATCACTAAGTGGTTCCGGGACACGTTCGCCCAAGAAGAAGTGGCCGCACAAAAGGCCGGGGGCGATAACGCCTACGTGGCCTTGAACAAGGAAGCTAAGAAGTTAAACATCGGTCCGGGGAGTGAAGGCCTGGTCGTTCTGCCATACTTCATGGGTGAACGGGCCCCAATCTGGAACTCCGACGCCAAGGGCTTGATCTTCGGGTTGTCGTTGGTCCACACCAAGGCTCACATTTACCACGCCTTCCAGGAAGCCGTCTGCTACGCATTGCGGCACAGTATCGAAAGCACGGGCCGCGACCTGGGCGATTACATCATCATCGCCGGTGGGGTCACGAACTCCAAGGACTGGGTCCAAATGTTTGCTGACGTAACGGGTTACGCCGTTCGGACGCCAATCGAAGACGCCGAAGCTAACCTGGGTGACGTGATGTTGGCCGGTATCGGCACGGGCATCCTCGATGTCGACGACGTTCAGAAGTGGCAGGTTCTCGGCGACCCAGTCGAACCGAACGCTAAGCGCCACGCCGTATACAACCAGTACTACACTATGTACCGGAAGCTGTACCAGGACTTAGTCGGCGACATGCACGGCCTCACGAAGCTTGCTAAGCTAGACGCCAACGTGGCCAGCGATAAAGCCCCCGTTAGTGCCAAATAG
- a CDS encoding glycoside-pentoside-hexuronide (GPH):cation symporter: MKQYLAYAFGTFGHDAFYNTLSIYFMMFLTSQLFTSGADEKMVGLVTLIVVVIRIGEIMFDPMIGGVVDNTETRWGKFRPWIMAGSLVASIGLIVLFSDYGGLAFNNPTLYLILLAVTFLVIDVFYSFSDIALWSMLPAISIDTKVRTRFGTASRLGSTLGAQIVIVIITPAILLFSHVFSKVPYGQQTHAGWFGYVLIVALLCSGGALITCLNIKEQDNLIRKNTQHTNLKAIFNAIKNNTQLLWIAASYFLFAFSYVVTQSLLMYYFRYRLGNVAAYTWVGVITCVLGVLSVSIYPLLERLIRRKAIYIAGIAFMLIGYVIFLFAGQNLALVLVAVSCYFFPYPLIFLATLMTITDSVEYGQLVNGTRNESVTLSIRPLIDKLAGAASNGVVGLVAVAVGMTGNAKPSDISAAGIFKFNTFMFYIPIVLLIIAAVIFFFKVTLTEAKHAEIVKELRKRLEKQDAATPKSTLTDSQQTTHVTSATPMANSHN; encoded by the coding sequence ATGAAGCAGTACTTAGCCTATGCGTTTGGCACTTTCGGGCACGATGCCTTCTACAATACGTTAAGCATTTATTTCATGATGTTTCTCACCAGTCAGCTTTTTACCAGTGGGGCCGACGAAAAGATGGTCGGCTTGGTGACCCTCATTGTCGTGGTCATTCGGATTGGTGAAATCATGTTCGACCCGATGATTGGTGGGGTCGTCGATAACACCGAAACACGCTGGGGCAAATTTCGGCCGTGGATCATGGCTGGCTCCCTCGTGGCCTCCATCGGTCTAATCGTTTTATTCTCCGATTACGGTGGTCTGGCGTTCAACAATCCAACCCTGTACCTGATTTTGTTAGCGGTTACTTTCTTAGTAATCGACGTTTTCTACTCGTTCAGTGACATTGCCTTATGGTCGATGTTACCCGCCATCAGCATCGACACCAAAGTTCGAACACGCTTCGGAACGGCTTCACGACTGGGATCGACGCTGGGCGCCCAAATCGTGATTGTGATCATCACGCCCGCCATCCTGTTGTTCTCCCACGTTTTCTCGAAGGTCCCTTACGGGCAACAGACCCACGCCGGCTGGTTCGGCTACGTCTTGATTGTGGCTTTACTGTGTTCCGGTGGGGCGTTGATCACTTGCTTGAACATCAAGGAACAGGACAACCTGATTCGGAAGAACACCCAACACACCAACTTAAAGGCCATCTTTAACGCCATTAAGAACAACACGCAACTCCTGTGGATCGCGGCATCTTACTTCCTGTTTGCCTTTAGCTACGTGGTCACCCAATCCCTGTTGATGTACTACTTCCGTTACCGGTTGGGCAACGTGGCGGCCTACACCTGGGTCGGGGTCATCACCTGTGTGCTGGGCGTGCTCTCCGTATCCATCTATCCGTTACTTGAGCGCCTGATTCGGCGAAAAGCCATCTACATTGCCGGTATCGCCTTTATGCTGATTGGCTACGTGATCTTCTTGTTTGCCGGGCAGAACCTGGCCCTAGTACTGGTCGCCGTGTCCTGCTACTTCTTCCCGTACCCGCTGATTTTCTTGGCCACGTTGATGACCATCACCGACAGTGTCGAATACGGGCAACTAGTCAACGGTACGCGAAACGAATCGGTCACCCTGTCCATCCGACCACTGATCGATAAATTAGCCGGCGCCGCCTCCAACGGGGTCGTGGGCCTGGTCGCCGTGGCCGTCGGAATGACGGGTAACGCCAAACCCAGTGACATCTCGGCCGCCGGGATCTTTAAGTTCAACACCTTCATGTTCTACATTCCCATCGTGCTGCTGATCATCGCCGCCGTGATTTTCTTCTTCAAGGTCACGCTGACCGAAGCTAAGCACGCCGAAATCGTTAAGGAGCTGCGCAAGCGTTTGGAAAAACAAGACGCTGCCACGCCTAAGTCAACCTTAACCGATTCGCAACAAACCACCCACGTGACCTCGGCCACACCAATGGCCAACTCGCACAACTAA
- the serS gene encoding serine--tRNA ligase, which yields MLDPKYVRTHAETVKTKLQTRGVDPNEIDEYLTLDRQNREAITRAETLKKQKNELSRQVGQADSQSAAGQALIQQVKALNQELKSTEAAQEEVAERLHYIAVRLPNLPADGLPVGPDENSDVEDRKWGTIPTFDFAPKAHWELGERLGILDFERAAKVSGARFVYYKDAGAQLERALYCFMLDLHTQKQGYHEVIPPYLVNAKTMFGTGQFPKFKEDVYTVETTGETLIPTAEVPLTNYYANEILTEDQLPTYLTAMTPCFRSEAGSAGRDTRGLIRMHQFHKVEMVKFCRPEDSYDELEKLTDNAEEVLRELELPYHVITLSTGDLGFSSAKTYDIEVWMPEQNVYREISSCSNCLDFQARRAMIRYRKADGTVAYVHTLNGSGLAVGRTVAAILENNQQADGTVKIPAVLQKYMGGLTVIQ from the coding sequence ATGTTAGATCCTAAGTATGTTCGGACTCATGCTGAAACGGTAAAGACGAAGTTGCAAACGCGGGGCGTGGACCCCAACGAAATTGACGAGTATTTGACCCTCGATCGGCAAAATCGGGAGGCGATTACCCGCGCCGAAACACTCAAAAAGCAGAAAAATGAATTGAGCCGGCAGGTGGGTCAGGCCGATTCCCAATCTGCGGCGGGCCAAGCCTTGATCCAGCAAGTGAAGGCCTTAAATCAGGAGTTGAAGTCGACGGAGGCGGCGCAAGAAGAGGTGGCCGAACGGCTGCACTACATCGCGGTGCGGCTCCCCAATCTGCCGGCGGACGGTCTTCCCGTGGGTCCCGACGAGAATAGTGACGTCGAAGACCGTAAGTGGGGCACGATTCCGACCTTTGACTTTGCCCCCAAAGCCCATTGGGAATTAGGGGAACGGCTGGGAATTCTCGATTTTGAACGGGCGGCCAAGGTTTCCGGGGCCCGGTTCGTCTATTATAAGGATGCCGGGGCACAGTTGGAGCGTGCGCTGTACTGCTTCATGCTGGATCTGCACACCCAAAAACAAGGGTATCACGAGGTCATTCCACCGTATCTGGTTAACGCCAAGACCATGTTTGGCACGGGTCAGTTTCCGAAGTTTAAGGAAGACGTGTACACCGTGGAAACGACGGGCGAAACCTTAATTCCGACGGCCGAAGTGCCCCTGACTAACTATTACGCCAACGAAATCTTGACCGAAGATCAGTTGCCAACTTACCTAACGGCCATGACGCCGTGTTTCCGGTCTGAAGCCGGGAGCGCTGGCCGCGACACCCGGGGATTGATCCGCATGCACCAGTTTCACAAAGTTGAGATGGTCAAGTTCTGCCGGCCTGAGGATTCTTACGATGAATTGGAGAAGTTGACCGACAACGCCGAAGAGGTCTTACGGGAACTGGAACTGCCGTACCACGTCATTACGTTATCGACCGGGGATCTAGGCTTTTCGTCCGCTAAGACTTACGATATCGAGGTCTGGATGCCGGAACAAAACGTTTACCGGGAAATTAGTTCTTGCTCCAATTGTTTAGACTTCCAGGCCCGCCGAGCCATGATTCGGTACCGCAAGGCCGACGGGACCGTGGCGTACGTTCACACGCTCAATGGTTCTGGCTTGGCGGTTGGCCGTACGGTTGCGGCGATTCTGGAAAATAATCAGCAAGCCGATGGGACCGTTAAGATCCCGGCCGTTCTACAAAAGTACATGGGCGGTTTAACCGTCATTCAATAA
- a CDS encoding FAD:protein FMN transferase — MPVATQVVHLMGTVITLTITHRQPQPVLTEAVRRLKVYEHRFSANDETSELMAIAHQAGQRPVAVDPELFDLIRIGRDHSANTAEHLNIAIGPLVQTWRIGFNDARKPSDAEIQAALRLTDPAAITLDPRHLTVYLQRPGMTLDLGAIAKGYVADLLHDYFTTVGVTAGLINLGGNVVVFGPQRQHADQQWRIGIQDPGKPRGQNRLVIRVRDKSVVTSGIYERQLHAAGHTYHHVLDPVTGYPMPTEMASVTIISAQSITGELWTTRLFGQPVEAAMAQLRQTSGIDGIIITQTGQLYSTIL, encoded by the coding sequence ATGCCTGTGGCCACTCAAGTGGTGCACCTGATGGGCACCGTGATTACACTGACGATTACGCACCGGCAACCGCAACCCGTGTTGACTGAGGCCGTTCGTCGGTTGAAGGTTTATGAACATCGATTTAGTGCGAACGATGAAACGTCGGAATTGATGGCTATCGCGCACCAAGCCGGTCAGCGACCGGTGGCCGTGGATCCCGAACTTTTTGACCTGATCCGGATTGGCCGCGATCACAGTGCCAATACGGCCGAACACTTAAATATCGCCATTGGCCCGTTGGTGCAAACCTGGCGAATCGGCTTTAACGATGCCCGTAAACCCAGTGATGCCGAGATTCAGGCTGCGTTACGGCTGACGGATCCGGCGGCCATAACGTTGGATCCACGGCACCTGACCGTTTATCTGCAACGACCGGGAATGACCCTGGACTTGGGAGCCATCGCCAAGGGCTACGTTGCCGATCTCCTCCACGACTATTTCACGACTGTGGGGGTCACGGCGGGGCTGATTAACCTGGGTGGCAACGTGGTGGTCTTCGGTCCGCAACGGCAACACGCCGATCAGCAATGGCGAATTGGCATCCAGGATCCGGGGAAACCACGGGGGCAAAACCGGCTGGTGATCCGGGTTCGGGACAAGTCGGTGGTGACCTCCGGAATTTATGAGCGGCAATTACACGCCGCTGGGCATACTTACCACCACGTTTTGGATCCGGTGACCGGCTACCCGATGCCCACCGAGATGGCGAGTGTCACCATCATTTCGGCCCAATCGATCACCGGTGAGCTTTGGACCACCCGATTATTCGGACAACCCGTGGAAGCGGCAATGGCGCAATTGCGGCAAACGTCGGGGATCGATGGCATAATTATTACTCAGACAGGGCAACTTTATTCCACAATTTTGTGA
- a CDS encoding NAD(P)H-dependent oxidoreductase: MKLVGIAGSVADKSYNRILLKYMATHFSDLADIEMLDIKDVPLFNESDDQTESDAIQYLKRKIESADGVVIATPEHNHTTTASLKSVIEWLSYKIHPLDGKPVMIVGASYYDQGSSRAQLNLRQILEAPGVNAVVLPGNEFLLGEVKDAFDENDNLKDSGTVNFLQSTLQKFVKFVKVINTLNHPEDTGAESEDLNATGKIATTVEGVDMAAPDWVEQAAEKTHAAAGNDYVKLDRGLLTVDQLNAFLNSMPLELTYADSNNQFIYYNKMAPAEKMLAARTPDQAGNPLAMVHPKNARVVKHVKEVIHALRTGQVPEVSMPVPGNTADKYIVHNYRAMHDEQGHYMGVNEYVQDIMPTIKWYLAKTGQKLEGNPDATTSASVNADAPAADTTSSASVDEAASEPAEAPATDADSSASIND, translated from the coding sequence ATGAAATTAGTAGGAATTGCTGGCTCAGTAGCCGATAAATCATATAATCGAATTCTCTTAAAGTACATGGCCACTCATTTTAGCGACTTAGCCGATATTGAAATGTTGGACATTAAGGACGTGCCGCTATTTAACGAAAGCGATGACCAGACCGAAAGCGATGCCATCCAATACTTGAAGCGCAAGATTGAAAGCGCTGACGGGGTCGTGATTGCGACGCCGGAACACAACCACACCACCACGGCAAGTCTTAAGAGTGTGATCGAATGGTTATCCTACAAGATTCACCCGTTGGACGGGAAACCGGTCATGATCGTCGGCGCTTCCTATTACGATCAAGGGTCGTCACGGGCACAATTAAATCTGCGGCAAATCCTGGAAGCCCCCGGGGTTAACGCGGTGGTCTTGCCGGGTAACGAATTTCTGTTAGGCGAAGTGAAGGATGCCTTTGATGAAAACGACAACTTGAAGGATTCCGGAACCGTTAACTTCTTGCAGTCCACCCTTCAAAAATTCGTGAAGTTTGTGAAGGTAATTAATACCTTGAATCACCCGGAGGACACCGGTGCGGAAAGCGAAGACTTGAACGCAACCGGTAAGATTGCGACCACGGTCGAGGGCGTGGACATGGCGGCGCCGGATTGGGTGGAACAGGCCGCTGAAAAGACGCACGCGGCTGCGGGTAACGACTACGTCAAGTTGGATCGGGGGTTACTGACGGTCGATCAATTGAACGCCTTTCTGAACTCGATGCCATTGGAATTAACCTACGCCGATAGCAATAATCAATTTATCTACTACAATAAGATGGCGCCGGCCGAGAAGATGTTGGCTGCCCGGACGCCGGACCAAGCGGGGAACCCACTCGCGATGGTTCACCCGAAGAACGCCCGCGTGGTTAAGCACGTCAAGGAAGTCATTCACGCCTTGCGGACGGGGCAAGTGCCAGAAGTCAGCATGCCGGTTCCGGGCAACACCGCGGACAAGTACATCGTGCACAATTACCGCGCCATGCACGACGAACAAGGACACTACATGGGAGTCAACGAATACGTTCAAGACATCATGCCGACCATCAAATGGTACTTAGCCAAGACGGGACAAAAGCTTGAGGGGAACCCCGATGCCACGACCAGTGCGTCGGTCAACGCGGATGCTCCCGCAGCAGACACCACGTCAAGTGCGTCCGTCGATGAAGCGGCTAGTGAACCCGCCGAAGCCCCGGCGACGGATGCAGATTCTAGTGCGTCCATCAACGATTAA
- a CDS encoding SDR family oxidoreductase: MGILDRMSLKGKKIYVTGGAQGLGKSMATGLAEAGADLAIVDINAEKSQATAKEIADATGQKVIAVPTDVTDPDQVQKMVETVVQELGGLDAAFNNAGMCLNIPAEDMSYQDWLKVVNLNLNSVFLCSQAAGRYMLKNGGGSIVNTASMSAHIVNRPQPQCSYNATKNGVIQLSKSLAIEWAKKGVRVNTISPGYMGTDLTLSSPDLKPLIKTWNDWAPLGRLGRPDELQGMAVYLAGDTSSFSTGDDYLVDGAFTAW; this comes from the coding sequence ATGGGGATTCTAGATCGAATGTCACTCAAGGGTAAGAAGATTTACGTGACCGGCGGTGCGCAAGGATTAGGTAAATCCATGGCCACTGGTTTAGCAGAAGCTGGGGCCGACCTGGCCATCGTGGACATCAACGCTGAAAAGTCACAAGCCACGGCCAAAGAAATTGCGGACGCCACGGGCCAAAAGGTCATCGCGGTACCAACCGACGTCACCGATCCCGACCAAGTGCAAAAGATGGTCGAAACGGTGGTTCAGGAATTGGGCGGCTTAGACGCTGCGTTCAACAACGCCGGCATGTGCTTAAACATCCCCGCCGAAGATATGTCCTACCAGGACTGGTTGAAGGTTGTTAACTTGAACCTGAACTCCGTCTTCCTCTGCTCGCAAGCGGCTGGTCGTTACATGTTAAAGAATGGTGGCGGTTCCATCGTGAACACGGCTTCCATGTCCGCACACATCGTTAACCGGCCACAACCACAATGCTCGTACAACGCCACTAAGAACGGGGTTATCCAATTATCCAAGTCCTTAGCAATCGAATGGGCCAAGAAGGGCGTGCGGGTGAACACCATTTCCCCAGGTTACATGGGCACCGACTTGACGTTAAGCTCACCAGACTTGAAGCCATTGATCAAGACTTGGAACGACTGGGCACCGCTTGGGCGCTTGGGTCGACCGGATGAATTACAAGGAATGGCCGTTTACTTGGCGGGTGACACCAGTTCATTCAGTACCGGGGACGACTACTTGGTTGACGGGGCCTTCACCGCTTGGTAA
- a CDS encoding heavy metal translocating P-type ATPase, protein MPTKKLAPSAYLVGLLLFGLSFFLPGISRSLGFLAATLFAGYHIVIEGLIETVTDSRAQHKFAPNIHILMFLAALGAILIGSFEEAALLILIFAGAHFLEEYAEGKSQREITALLDLNPVAARRYTTTGAIEVVPVADLAVGDRLQVLNGGQVPTDGTIIKGTATLNEAAITGESIPQEKTVDATVFGSTINGDSTFDMVVTKDAQDTVFAKILQLVQDSQQSLGKTATKIKRFEPLYVTTVLLLLPVVFLVGIFLIHWSVPTSLYRTIVFLISASPCALAAAAVPATLSGLSNLARHGVLFKGGAYLNQLAELQAVAFDKTGTLTAGKPTVTDTEFVPGVNADRLTNQIVAMEQQSNHPLATAIVAHFTPTQSLDVTVTNQLGKGLESQIDGHTVRIGKPSSFTTVPAALQTRSDELAAAGKTVIFVAVDDQVQALLALMDVPNPASQAAIDYFKQHQIHTQMITGDAQLTGQAVGAALGVDEVAANVLPENKAAIIDQQKQRYATVAMVGDGVNDAPALVKADIGVAMGDGTDVAIDVADTVLMQNDLSKLTYAHRLSKRLNQIIWTNLIFALAIVVLLIVLNFLSITNIAWGVVVHEGSTLLVILNGLRLLMFK, encoded by the coding sequence ATGCCCACCAAAAAGCTTGCGCCCAGCGCCTACCTAGTCGGACTTCTGCTCTTCGGTCTCAGCTTCTTTCTTCCCGGCATTAGCCGGTCTCTGGGATTCCTAGCCGCTACGCTGTTTGCCGGTTACCACATCGTTATCGAAGGCCTGATTGAAACCGTGACCGATAGTCGGGCCCAACATAAATTTGCCCCCAACATTCACATCTTGATGTTTCTGGCCGCGCTGGGGGCCATCCTCATTGGTAGCTTCGAGGAGGCCGCCCTGTTGATCCTAATTTTTGCCGGCGCCCATTTCTTAGAAGAATACGCCGAGGGTAAAAGCCAACGCGAAATCACGGCTCTCTTAGACTTAAATCCGGTGGCGGCCCGCCGCTACACCACCACCGGGGCGATCGAGGTGGTCCCCGTGGCCGACCTCGCCGTAGGGGATCGACTCCAGGTCTTAAACGGCGGTCAGGTGCCGACCGATGGCACCATCATTAAGGGAACGGCCACGTTGAACGAAGCGGCCATTACCGGGGAGAGTATCCCCCAAGAAAAGACCGTCGATGCCACCGTCTTCGGCAGTACCATCAATGGCGACTCAACCTTCGACATGGTGGTGACCAAGGATGCCCAGGACACGGTTTTTGCTAAGATCCTCCAGCTAGTTCAAGACTCCCAACAATCCTTGGGGAAGACCGCCACGAAGATCAAGCGCTTCGAACCCCTCTACGTCACGACCGTCTTACTACTATTACCGGTGGTCTTTCTGGTAGGAATCTTCCTGATTCATTGGTCGGTACCCACCAGTCTTTACCGGACCATCGTCTTTCTAATCTCGGCCTCGCCGTGTGCGTTGGCCGCTGCCGCGGTTCCCGCAACCTTATCGGGACTGTCGAATCTGGCCCGTCACGGAGTCCTCTTCAAGGGGGGCGCCTACCTGAATCAGTTAGCCGAGTTACAGGCCGTGGCCTTCGACAAGACGGGGACCCTGACGGCCGGAAAGCCCACGGTCACCGACACCGAATTCGTACCGGGCGTCAACGCTGACCGACTTACTAACCAAATCGTAGCGATGGAACAGCAAAGTAACCACCCCCTGGCCACCGCCATTGTCGCGCACTTCACCCCCACCCAATCGCTTGACGTCACCGTCACCAATCAATTAGGTAAGGGATTGGAAAGTCAGATTGACGGTCATACCGTCCGGATCGGGAAACCCTCCAGTTTTACAACGGTCCCCGCTGCCCTGCAAACCCGTAGCGATGAACTCGCTGCGGCGGGCAAGACCGTGATCTTCGTGGCCGTCGACGACCAAGTTCAAGCGTTACTGGCCCTGATGGACGTCCCGAACCCAGCGTCGCAAGCGGCCATCGATTACTTCAAACAACACCAGATTCACACCCAGATGATCACCGGAGACGCCCAGCTCACAGGTCAGGCCGTGGGGGCCGCACTAGGCGTGGACGAGGTCGCCGCCAACGTCTTACCGGAGAATAAGGCCGCCATCATCGACCAGCAGAAGCAACGCTACGCCACGGTGGCCATGGTTGGCGACGGCGTTAACGATGCCCCCGCCCTGGTCAAGGCCGATATCGGCGTAGCCATGGGCGACGGAACCGACGTGGCGATTGACGTGGCCGATACCGTGCTGATGCAAAACGACCTGTCCAAGCTCACCTACGCCCACCGCTTATCCAAACGGTTAAACCAAATCATCTGGACAAACCTTATCTTTGCGTTGGCAATCGTGGTATTATTAATTGTGCTGAACTTTTTAAGCATTACCAACATCGCTTGGGGCGTAGTGGTTCACGAGGGGAGTACCCTGCTCGTGATCTTAAACGGCTTACGCTTATTGATGTTTAAATAA